In Mangifera indica cultivar Alphonso chromosome 7, CATAS_Mindica_2.1, whole genome shotgun sequence, the genomic window TTATCAGGGATATGACTACTTTGTCTCACTCgttgtttcttttaatttttcagggCTCCAATGCAACCAGCTTTGGATAGTAAGTTGTTGGGATTGCTGATCATCAAATCGAAtcattgttattaattaatctaGTAAACTCCTTTTGTAGATGCTGATCAGGATATAGCTGAAGCTGAAATGCCAGCCGTTTTCCCTAGTGCTCATCAATATCATCATCAGCATCATGGACAGCCGATGATCACTGAGATATTTACTTCCCAAATGATCATTCATCATCCCAATGCCAACCATGTTCTTCATCATCCAAATGCCAACCATGTTCTTGGTACAAATCGGACTTTAGTTTCATCTGGAATCCAGGGAGCCCCTGGGGGTCATTATGGTGCCAATCTGCCAAATATGGAATTAGGTGGTTATGAAATTATTCGTGAACATGGGTAAGCTCCAATAGCTTCATTCTACCTGCATGATAAATTTAGTTAGTAAATTTTCGAATATATATCTCTCAGAGCCATTGAATTTCTAATGTGGCATGGACAACTTTGCATCAGAAACAGTTTTTGctgtgattttaatttttggttcaGAACGTTAAAGAAGTAATCTTTAACTGTATCAATAGTTACCTgcacaaatttttaaaactttcaatgTTGTTCAGATTAGCAGTCTAGTCTTTCTTATTCTCATTAGATGTCTGCAACTAAGATGTGAAAATAAGCAAATTTACTTTTCCGATTTAGTGTTGCATCTGTGCTCCAATGATGTTGTCGCATGCACTTCATCTTTGTAGGCTCAATGCTTCTTGTTCTGTTGATTCTTGAGCTTCTTGTTCATGCCTAATCAGAACTGCACCCACTTACAATATATTGGTAGATCGTATGTTATGACCTGCAATTCATGGTTTTATGTTATCCTACAGGCGACGACCCTACGTTTTTCATAACTGGTTTCCAGAAGCACGTGTTCCAGCACAACACCAACCTGCTATCTATCAGAACTTCATGGAGCCGGCAAATCATGTTCATCAGCATGTCGAGGAACAAGTTAATGCTCTGCCTGACGAATGTAATCCAGACGATGCGGAGATTCATTGGGCACCAGAAGATTAGGTGCCCTTCCTGGCACCTAATGAAGCTGGCTGAAACATTGTGTGACATTATCAAGCATCTGAGGTGTCACAGAAAATAAAACTCTTCCTTCTAAAACTGAACTTGCTGGTAGAAGGCtttgaataatttttgaaactgaTACAACTGCTTGTTTGCTTATGATGTTTCGGCCATAGAATAAATACCCTGGACTACCTTTTTGGCGATTAATTTGGTTTATGGATAGTCTTTTTCAAGCTTGCAAAATATTATTCAGCGGGATgatatttatttacttgttgCCTGCCTACTCTGTGTGGATCTCCGGTAATGGAGATTCGGCATTGTTAGATCATTTCTAGTTTCAcaggggagaaaaaaaatatggcaGCACTTGCCAGTGACATCGGAGGAAGTTATTGTcaatagggaaaaggactatttcccacccattttttagcgCTATTTCAAAAGCATACCCATGtcagatgaaaaacccaaacacctatccaaagtttaatctatttGCTCCACCCACATATTTTCTATTAGATGAAGGGGTAAAttcgtcattttatcaataatattaaataattaaaaatttatctcattttccccccgttaatttgaaaaactaacatttgtcccctaaattaagttttaaaaaattcacttttccctcCTGAAATGCAGCCACTTTTTCTGGTGACGACGGAGAAGTTTTCGTCCAAAGATTGACCACTTCTGGAAGACGATTGTTGTCCAAGAAGGACGACCGTCGTCCAGATTTGGATGACGAGAGTCGTCCAGAActagacgacgcttcgtcgtctagatctTTGGACGATATTTCGTTGTCCATTCTAGACGACAAGTGTTGTCTAGAGAATGGACGACGAGGGTCGTTTGGAATGGACGACGAGCGTCGTACAGAGAATGGACAAGCCCTCGTCACTCTCTCTCCAGCCACGTCGTCGCCGGTGGCcggagggaaaatgaaaaaaaaaagggatttgagagggtgaaagtcactttttaaagtttagggatgggggtaaagtgtaacttttaaaatcggAGAGGAAAAATGCGATAGAATTATATCAGTgaaatataaacagtaaaatgacggttttacccTTCTATTTAACA contains:
- the LOC123220688 gene encoding uncharacterized protein LOC123220688; this encodes MAQAPATSAVVCPICRGELSDTCGRSIVRLQCSHLFHLDCIGSAFNFAGIMQCPICQEMENGVWRRFEIMEQDVDQEGDGDEQHVQTFQQFLGQHWCPIHGWAPMQPALDNADQDIAEAEMPAVFPSAHQYHHQHHGQPMITEIFTSQMIIHHPNANHVLHHPNANHVLGTNRTLVSSGIQGAPGGHYGANLPNMELGGYEIIREHGRRPYVFHNWFPEARVPAQHQPAIYQNFMEPANHVHQHVEEQVNALPDECNPDDAEIHWAPED